Proteins found in one Quercus robur chromosome 2, dhQueRobu3.1, whole genome shotgun sequence genomic segment:
- the LOC126710305 gene encoding ethylene-responsive transcription factor RAP2-1-like → MEGDFSTSTEKRKQRQQQQQEKPYRGIRMRKWGKWVAEIREPNKRSRIWLGSYTTPIAAARAYDTAVFYLRGPSARLNFPELVFHEEDDDVRDMSAASIRKKATEVGARVDALQTSLHASSQSKPSSRASEPPDLNEYPNPENSDDDD, encoded by the coding sequence ATGGAAGGAGACTTTTCAACAAGCACTGAAAAGCGCAAGCAAAGGCAACAACAGCAGCAAGAGAAGCCCTATAGAGGGATAAGGATGAGGAAGTGGGGAAAGTGGGTGGCTGAGATTAGAGAACCCAATAAGAGGTCTAGAATTTGGCTTGGTTCCTATACTACTCCTATTGCTGCGGCGCGTGCTTATGACACCGCCGTGTTTTATCTCCGTGGCCCTTCTGCTCGGCTTAACTTCCCGGAATTAGTTTTCCATGAGGAAGATGATGATGTTCGAGACATGTCTGCGGCTTCTATACGCAAGAAAGCCACCGAAGTTGGAGCTAGGGTCGACGCGCTACAAACTTCTCTCCATGCATCATCGCAATCAAAGCCGTCTAGTCGTGCCTCGGAGCCGCCGGATTTAAACGAGTATCCGAACCCAGAAAACTCCGATGATGATGATTGA
- the LOC126710317 gene encoding WUSCHEL-related homeobox 4, whose translation MGSMKVHQFARGFWEHEPSLTLGCKRLRPLAPKLANTDTSGVTAFDLKSFIRPESGPRKLGSSEDKDKRDPPQVETHPGGTRWNPTQEQIGILEMLYRGGMRTPNAQQIEQITAQLGKYGKIEGKNVFYWFQNHKARERQKQKRNSLGLSHCPRTPTAITTITLDSRGELEREEDSPYKRKCRSWGFETLEEEEEERRSCKEEGDRTLELFPLHPESR comes from the exons ATGGGAAGCATGAAGGTGCATCAGTTCGCACGTGGATTCTGGGAGCACGAACCATCCCTCACGCTTGGCTGCAAGCGCTTACGCCCTCTTGCTCCCAAGCTGGCCAACACAGACACTTCTGGTGTCACTGCTTTCGACCTCAAGAGCTTCATCAGACCTGAAAGTGGACCCAGAAAACTCGGTTCCTCTGAAGACAAAGACAAGAGAGATCCACCTCAG GTGGAAACACACCCAGGAGGGACACGATGGAATCCAACACAAGAACAAATAGGGATATTGGAGATGCTGTATAGGGGAGGAATGCGAACTCCTAATGCACAGCAGATAGAACAAATCACTGCACAGCTTGGGAAGTACGGCAAAATCGAAGGGAAGAATGTGTTTTATTGGTTCCAAAATCACAAAGCGCGCGAGAGGCAGAAGCAGAAGCGCAACAGTCTTGGCCTTAGTCATTGTCCAAGAACCCCGACTGCCATTACCACCATTACTTTGGACTCCAGG GGGGAATTGGAAAGAGAGGAAGATAGTCCATACAAAAGAAAGTGCAGGAGCTGGGGATTTGAAAccttagaagaagaagaagaagaaagaagatcaTGTAAAGAGGAGGGAGATAGAACTCTAGAGCTGTTCCCATTACATCCGGAAAGCAGATGA